The proteins below come from a single Amphiura filiformis chromosome 15, Afil_fr2py, whole genome shotgun sequence genomic window:
- the LOC140171014 gene encoding E3 ubiquitin-protein ligase DCST1-like, protein MGSSTCKSCLERRCPKFYHFIWSKHSEYRGLKFGLGVLFGAILGIALHFNVINKLNYPAEDRNLLGSVITLLIAFGFGISVQIRCIMVLVLPNFFGKNGRHLISSLAMLYLLTGPVQNIVANAQESSRSISCTAALTYNHSKEMFKLLHKPFTDAFNDMTVRGPLVHSLMRLIPAKQTPSKKLAANVRAQFQSFEEELSNDEGMPKHVKAKDAEKSYKDKMDFRCESVFEMAVQKCKDKFKETEKKCRKKIGLPLIKDLFCLPLKLTIVCNIVKGFDYACDAAPKSLGGLGEAYAAIEETFESFQENFKVSLKWKVTQLKGLLNRTSVAELQGAVLHEFHVRKQILDVFLSIAKGLVSFTFVLVFKSAHSYNSNYLRDMKFDNVYMTSYFRKIDARRKLQGKRTVLPLKKFEEKNDIIEPTRWSLRKPERSKLMKGTVRLFMNVIVSFVICAFDSLFFTMLDIIRRHTEIDFQFSGEHALRIAVQGDGAVAKLFRHLLRSFDNKHAINTVSTNRHCLPKPTKLDQDVIISIFCMWGAVWLLLYFQAYGLRLRRVICAFFYPKVEKARTLSLYNEGLRKRVGYLKLMRKKVRKLAKEKKLEEKADWTKCCGLCRKRTCLICEDPETKTFHHCQTEGCQFIYCKECWGDVKESCYACEPYYGSSDDEKSDSD, encoded by the exons atggggtcatcaa CATGCAAGAGTTGCTTGGAGCGTAGATGTCCAAAATTCTACCATTTCATATGGAGCAAGCACAGCGAATATAGAGGTCTAAAGTTTGGCCTCGGTGTCCTGTTTGGTGCCATTCTTGGAATTG CACTTCACTTTAATGTCATTAATAAGCTGAACTACCCTGCTGAAGATCGCAACCTTCTCGGTAGCGTCATCACACTTCTGATCGCTTTTGGATTCGGTATATCGGTACAGATTCGATGCATCATGGTGCTGGTGTTGCCGAATTTCTTCGGTAAAAATGGTCGGCATCTTATCAGCTCGCTGGCTATGCTGTATCTGCTCACGG GACCAGTTCAAAATATAGTTGCCAACGCCCAGGAATCGTCTCGGTCTATATCTTGTACAGCAGCGTTGACGTACAATCACAGCAAAGAGATGTTTAAATTATTGCATAAGCCATTCACAGATGCCTTCAACGACATGACGGTAAGAGGACCATTAGTCCATTCCCTGATGAGGCTGATCCC GGCCAAGCAGACGCCGTCCAAAAAGCTGGCCGCTAACGTTCGTGCGCAGTTTCAGTCCTTCGAAGAGGAACTTTCAAATGACGAAGGAATGCCGAAACATGTCAAAGCTAAAGATGCTGAGAAGAGTTACAAGGACAAAATGGACTTCCGATGTGAAA GTGTGTTTGAAATGGCTGTCCAGAAGTGTAAAGACAAATTCAAGGAAACGGAGAAGAAATGCCGCAAGAAGATAGGCCTACCCTTAATCAAGGATTTGTTCTGTTTGCCTCTGAAGCTCACCATTGTGTGCAATATCGTTAAAG GGTTTGACTATGCTTGTGATGCCGCACCTAAAAGTCTAGGAGGACTTGGAGAAGCCTACGCTGCAATAGAAGAAACGTTTGAGTCATTCCAGGAAAACTTCAAAGTATCTTTGAAATGGAAA GTGACTCAACTGAAAGGCTTGTTGAACCGAACCTCAGTGGCGGAGTTACAAGGCGCCGTGCTCCATGAGTTCCATGTAAGGAAGCAGATCTTGGATGTGTTCCTCTCTATTGCAAAAGGATTGGTTTCGTTTACCTTCGTTCTCGTATTCAAAAG CGCTCACAGCTACAACAGCAACTATCTGAGAGATATGAAGTTCGACAATGTATACATGACGTCTTACTTTCGGAAAATAGACGCTAGAAGAAAACTACAG ggaaaGCGAACAGTTTTACCATTGAAGAAATTTGAAGAAAAGAATGACATAATCGAGCCTACCCGGTGGTCACTTCGAAAGCCAGAAAGAAGCAAGTTG ATGAAAGGGACAGTCCGTCTTTTTATGAATGTGATTGTATCTTTCGTCATATGTGCTTTCGATTCTTTGTTCTTCACAATGCTTGATATCATCCGCAGACACACAGAGATTGATTTTCAATTTTCAG GCGAGCACGCTTTGAGGATAGCCGTGCAAGGTGATGGTGCCGTTGCCAAATTATTCCGACATCTATTACGGTCATTCGACAATAAACATGCGATTAACACAGTGTCAACAAATAGAC ATTGTCTTCCAAAGCCAACCAAACTAGACCAAGATGTTATCATTTCGATATTCTGTATGTGGGGTGCCGTATGGTTACTTCTCTACTTCCAAGCTTACGGACTGCGTCTCCGTCGAGTCATTTGTGCTTTCTTCTATCCAAAA GTTGAGAAGGCTCGTACGTTGTCGCTCTATAACGAAGGTCTACGAAAGCGTGTCGGTTATTTGAAATTGATGAGGAAAAAAGTCCGCAAATTGGCGAAGGAGAAAAAGTTAGAG GAGAAAGCGGATTGGACAAAATGCTGTGGTCTTTGTCGGAAGAGAACCTGCTTGATCTGCGAAGATCCAGAGACGAAGACATTCCATCATTGCCAGACAGAAGGGTGTCAATTTATTTACTGCAAAGAATGCTGGGGCGATGTCAAG GAGAGCTGCTACGCATGTGAACCTTATTACGGTAGTAGTGACGATGAGAAATCCGACTCTGACTAG